The genomic DNA CGTCCTTGTCGTTTCAACGCGTAAACGACGTCCATGGCGGTGACTGTTTTCCTCTTGGCGTGCTCGGTGTATGTGACGGCGTCGCGGATTACGTTCTCCAGGAACACTTTCAACACACCA from Acyrthosiphon pisum isolate AL4f unplaced genomic scaffold, pea_aphid_22Mar2018_4r6ur Scaffold_4515;HRSCAF=5061, whole genome shotgun sequence includes the following:
- the LOC103311533 gene encoding histone H4-like, whose product is RRGGVKRISGLIYEETRGVLKVFLENVIRDAVTYTEHAKRKTVTAMDVVYALKRQGRTLYGFGG